The proteins below are encoded in one region of Oryzias melastigma strain HK-1 linkage group LG7, ASM292280v2, whole genome shotgun sequence:
- the ogfr gene encoding opioid growth factor receptor isoform X1 (The sequence of the model RefSeq protein was modified relative to this genomic sequence to represent the inferred CDS: added 7 bases not found in genome assembly): protein MMDDDCVCEYDSTWDTESDGDDPAGESQTRRSNQDKNKSAWAIVRASIYRPTPRCAAEPCRAAVASWHHTPRNMRAARDMQNYRRGYPNLTDDECSEDKMNNLQFYLNKFPSAPDDIYIDSFLKEWRNDYKRLERVHSYIQWLFPLREPGVNYMASELTKKEIEEFRKNEVAKRRLVESYELMLGFYGIRLVNKETGEVKRAENWKERFGNLERNMHNNLRITRILKSLGELGFEHYQAPLVRFFLEETLVKKTLSSVKRSVLDYFLFAVLNKQKRQELVRFAYLHFEPKDKFVWCPRKIQKQLRKAEKRLEAVGNGDGKEEVLSRSKNKDGDTGVQQKEEGGDNKPQKGGDKSKDRSKQPETEPVGNGNASTESESELRNGSDSSDDVLEMDQSPNPDVTTVQADPSTQTCTTQEADIMQTDADVETEKPAKKKKDDQVPPNSSSAAEDAPQLEDKTVCVTGPTSPSLQTPPKSSKHSPSRSSEREGKIPRTDFSQAPAKMEEEESSPGSPSATKGKENVE from the exons ACGACGACTGTGTTTGTGAATACGACTCGACCTGGGACACAGAGAGTGATGGAGACGACCCGGCCGGAGAGAGCCAGACCCGACGGTCAaaccaagacaaaaacaaatctgcGTGGGCCATAGTACGTGCTTCCATTTACCGTCCGACACCCCGTTGTGCAGCAGAACCTTGTCGTGCCGCCGTAGCCTCG TGGCATCACACCCCCAGAAATATGAGGGCAGCGAGGGACATGCAGAACTACAGGAGAGGCTACCCT AACCTGACGGATGACGAGTGCTCGGAGgacaaaatgaataatttacagttttatctCAACAAGTTTCCCTCTGCTCCTGATG ACATCTACATTGACTCGTTCCTCAAAGAATGGAGGAATGACTACAAGCGGCTGGAGAGGGTTCACTCCTACATTCAGTG GCTGTTTCCACTCCGGGAACCAGGCGTGAATTACATGGCTTCAGAACTCACCAAAAAGGAGATTGAG GAGTTTAGGAAGAACGAGGTCGCCAAAAGGAGGCTGGTGGAGTCTTATGAGCTCATGCTGGGCTTCTACGGCATCCGCTTAGTGAACAAGGAGACCGGAGAGGTGAAACGCGCCGAAAACTGGAAGGAGCGCTTCGGAAACTTGGAGAG GAACATGCACAACAACCTCCGCATCACCCGCATCCTGAAGAGCCTGGGGGAGCTGGGCTTCGAGCACTACCAGGCCCCGCTGGTGCGCTTCTTCCTGGAGGAAACTCTGGTCAAGAAGACCCTCAGCAGCGTGAAGCGCAGCGTCCTCGACTACTTTCTGTTCGCCGTGCTGAACAAACAGAAGCGGCAGGAGCTCGTGCGCTTTGCCTACCTCCACTTTGAGCCAAAGGACAAGTTTGTGTGGTGTCccagaaaaatccaaaagcaaCTCCGGAAGGCGGAGAAAAGGCTGGAGGCCGTTGGAAACGGAGACGGGAAGGAGGAGGTCCTTTCCCGGAGTAAAAACAAGGACGGAGACACAGGTGTGCAGCAgaaagaggagggaggagatAACAAGCCTCAAAAGGGAGGCGATAAAAGTAAGGACAGGAGCAAACAGCCTGAGACCGAGCCAGTCGGAAACGGGAACGCTTCGACTGAATCCGAAAGCGAGTTAAGAAACGGAAGCGACTCTTCTGATGATGTTCTCGAAATGGACCAGTCGCCCAATCCTGATGTCACGACGGTCCAGGCGGACCCCAGCACGCAGACATGCACCACACAAGAGGCCGACATTATGCAAACAGACGCCGACGTGGAAACGGAAAAACCCgcgaagaagaaaaaagacgaCCAAGTCCCTCCAAACAGCAGCAGCGCTGCAGAGGACGCTCCACAGCTGGAAGACAAGACAGTTTGTGTCACAGGTCCAACAAGTCCATCTTTACAGACTCCCCCTAAAAGCTCAAAACACTCCCCTTCACGCTCCTCCGAAAGGGAGGGCAAAATCCCTCGGACTGACTTCAGCCAGGCGCCGGCTAAGATGGAAGAAGAGGAATCATCACCGGGAAGTCCATCGGCGACGAAAGGGAAGGAAAACGTGGAATAG
- the ogfr gene encoding opioid growth factor receptor isoform X2 (The sequence of the model RefSeq protein was modified relative to this genomic sequence to represent the inferred CDS: added 7 bases not found in genome assembly), giving the protein MMDDDCVCEYDSTWDTESDGDDPAGESQTRRSNQDKNKSAWAIWHHTPRNMRAARDMQNYRRGYPNLTDDECSEDKMNNLQFYLNKFPSAPDDIYIDSFLKEWRNDYKRLERVHSYIQWLFPLREPGVNYMASELTKKEIEEFRKNEVAKRRLVESYELMLGFYGIRLVNKETGEVKRAENWKERFGNLERNMHNNLRITRILKSLGELGFEHYQAPLVRFFLEETLVKKTLSSVKRSVLDYFLFAVLNKQKRQELVRFAYLHFEPKDKFVWCPRKIQKQLRKAEKRLEAVGNGDGKEEVLSRSKNKDGDTGVQQKEEGGDNKPQKGGDKSKDRSKQPETEPVGNGNASTESESELRNGSDSSDDVLEMDQSPNPDVTTVQADPSTQTCTTQEADIMQTDADVETEKPAKKKKDDQVPPNSSSAAEDAPQLEDKTVCVTGPTSPSLQTPPKSSKHSPSRSSEREGKIPRTDFSQAPAKMEEEESSPGSPSATKGKENVE; this is encoded by the exons ACGACGACTGTGTTTGTGAATACGACTCGACCTGGGACACAGAGAGTGATGGAGACGACCCGGCCGGAGAGAGCCAGACCCGACGGTCAaaccaagacaaaaacaaatctgcGTGGGCCATA TGGCATCACACCCCCAGAAATATGAGGGCAGCGAGGGACATGCAGAACTACAGGAGAGGCTACCCT AACCTGACGGATGACGAGTGCTCGGAGgacaaaatgaataatttacagttttatctCAACAAGTTTCCCTCTGCTCCTGATG ACATCTACATTGACTCGTTCCTCAAAGAATGGAGGAATGACTACAAGCGGCTGGAGAGGGTTCACTCCTACATTCAGTG GCTGTTTCCACTCCGGGAACCAGGCGTGAATTACATGGCTTCAGAACTCACCAAAAAGGAGATTGAG GAGTTTAGGAAGAACGAGGTCGCCAAAAGGAGGCTGGTGGAGTCTTATGAGCTCATGCTGGGCTTCTACGGCATCCGCTTAGTGAACAAGGAGACCGGAGAGGTGAAACGCGCCGAAAACTGGAAGGAGCGCTTCGGAAACTTGGAGAG GAACATGCACAACAACCTCCGCATCACCCGCATCCTGAAGAGCCTGGGGGAGCTGGGCTTCGAGCACTACCAGGCCCCGCTGGTGCGCTTCTTCCTGGAGGAAACTCTGGTCAAGAAGACCCTCAGCAGCGTGAAGCGCAGCGTCCTCGACTACTTTCTGTTCGCCGTGCTGAACAAACAGAAGCGGCAGGAGCTCGTGCGCTTTGCCTACCTCCACTTTGAGCCAAAGGACAAGTTTGTGTGGTGTCccagaaaaatccaaaagcaaCTCCGGAAGGCGGAGAAAAGGCTGGAGGCCGTTGGAAACGGAGACGGGAAGGAGGAGGTCCTTTCCCGGAGTAAAAACAAGGACGGAGACACAGGTGTGCAGCAgaaagaggagggaggagatAACAAGCCTCAAAAGGGAGGCGATAAAAGTAAGGACAGGAGCAAACAGCCTGAGACCGAGCCAGTCGGAAACGGGAACGCTTCGACTGAATCCGAAAGCGAGTTAAGAAACGGAAGCGACTCTTCTGATGATGTTCTCGAAATGGACCAGTCGCCCAATCCTGATGTCACGACGGTCCAGGCGGACCCCAGCACGCAGACATGCACCACACAAGAGGCCGACATTATGCAAACAGACGCCGACGTGGAAACGGAAAAACCCgcgaagaagaaaaaagacgaCCAAGTCCCTCCAAACAGCAGCAGCGCTGCAGAGGACGCTCCACAGCTGGAAGACAAGACAGTTTGTGTCACAGGTCCAACAAGTCCATCTTTACAGACTCCCCCTAAAAGCTCAAAACACTCCCCTTCACGCTCCTCCGAAAGGGAGGGCAAAATCCCTCGGACTGACTTCAGCCAGGCGCCGGCTAAGATGGAAGAAGAGGAATCATCACCGGGAAGTCCATCGGCGACGAAAGGGAAGGAAAACGTGGAATAG
- the col9a3 gene encoding collagen alpha-3(IX) chain has protein sequence MRVFSAVGALLLCQLLASSTAQRPGPRGPKGLQGPSGSPGRDGTDGKPGPPGFPGKPGPKGKAGIPGVPGKPGLPGLPGIDGLTGPDGPPGRDGPPGEQGESGPPGPPGPPGRGRPGAPGLPGTNGFPGAVGPQGSAGPEGLPGLPGPPGPDGPPGLPGSLQDLNGDLLCPAICPPGPPGPPGMPGFKGHTGHKGDKGEQGKDGEKGDQGPPGPPGIPGTVGLQGPRGLRGLQGPIGPGGDRGFPGFRGKPGIAGVIGKTGDPGERGPQGFKGPKGEVGKIGPKGGPGGPGPKGDPGMPGRDGKDGTQGMDGEKGDAGRHGTVGEKGPNGLPGLAGKVGAKGSKGEVGDPGKPGETGPSGEPGLPGDIGIPGERGIAGPRGVAGGIGPAGNPGPLGVKGFQGIKGALGDPGLPGPTGIRGEFGDRGPVGASGAKGDMGVAGSDGLPGENGEPGTFGPVGQKGESGKRGELGPKGVTGPQGELGARGPPGKQGPIGFQGEQGVPGLPGKRGVPGKLASEQHIRELCGSMIDDQIAQLAANLRRPLAPGMVGRPGPAGSPGEPGSGGSIGHPGPRGPPGYRGLPGELGDPGPRGDVGDQGDKGSVGKAVDGPSGDQGHQGQPGVPGIVKDGRDGSPGDPGEPGEPGRVGRTGHQGPPGICDTSACQGASVAGKSSNPKN, from the exons atgagggtgtTCTCTGCTGTTGGGGCGCTCTTGCTGTGCCAGCTTTTGGCATCCTCCACAGCCCAG AGGCCAGGCCCCAGAGGACCCAAGGGGCTGCAAGGACCCTCAGGGTCACCAGGAAGAGATGGCACAGAT gGGAAACCAGGACCTCCAGGATTCCCAGGGAAACCT GGTCCCAAAGGAAAAGCAGGAATACCAGGTGTACCAGGAAAACCAGGACTGCCAGGACTTCCAGGGATCGAT GGTTTAACCGGACCCGATGGTCCTCCTGGAAGAGATGGACCCCCAGGGGAGCAG GGTGAATCGGGGCCTCCTGGTCCACCTGGACCTCCT GGCAGAGGGAGACCAGGAGCTCCA GGACTGCCAGGGACCAATGGGTTCCCGGGGGCAGTTGGGCCCCAGGGTTCAGCG GGTCCCGAGGGTCTTCCAGGACTTCCTGGACCTCCTGGTCCTGATGGGCCTCca GGGCTTCCGGGAAGTCTTCAGGATCTCAATGGTGATCTTTTG TGTCCTGCAATTTGCCCCCCTGGACCCCCTGGTCCTCCTGGGATGCCAGGCTTTAAA GGACACACTGGGCACAAAGGAGACAAGGGAGAGCAGGGGAAAGATGGAGAAAAG GGAGACCAAGGTCCACCGGGACCACCAGGTATTCCCGGCACTGTGGGTCTACAG GGCCCACGTGGTCTGAGGGGTTTACAAGGACCAATTGGACCAGGAGGAGACAGA GGTTTCCCAGGTTTCAGGGGCAAGCCTGGCATAGCCGGTGTCATCGGGAAGACA GGTGATCCTGGGGAAAGAGGGCCACAGGGATTTAAAGGACCCAAAGGAGAAGTG GGGAAAATTGGCCCCAAAGGCGGTCCTGGTGGACCAGGACCCAAAGGGGACCCT GGAATGCCAGGAAGAGATGGGAAGGATGGAACTCAAGGGATGGATGGCGAGAAG GGGGATGCTGGACGCCATGGAACCGTTGGAGAAAAAGGGCCAAATGGACTTCCT GGTCTGGCAGGAAAAGTTGGGGCAAAGggctcaaaaggagaagtt GGGGATCCAGGGAAACCTGGAGAAACAGGACCCTCTGGAGAGCCAGGTCTTCCT GGGGACATTGGCATCCCAGGAGAGAGGGGGATTGCAGGTCCCAGAGGAGTGGCA GGAGGAATTGGACCAGCTGGAAACCCTGGACCTTTGGGAGTGAAAGGCTTTCAG GGAATCAAAGGAGCTTTGGGTGATCCAGGACTTCCAGGACCAACAGGGATTCGTGGAGAGTTTGGTGACAGG GGCCCGGTGGGGGCTTCTGGAGCGAAGGGAGACATG GGCGTGGCAGGAAGTGATGGGTTACCAGGAGAGAACGGGGAGCCt gGAACTTTCGGGCCAGTTGGACAAAAAGGAGAG TCAGGGAAACGAGGTGAACTGGGGCCGAAGGGTGTGACGGGGCCACAAGGAGAACTCGGCGCACGAGGGCCTCCGGGAAAGCAAGGGCCAATTGGTTTCCAAGGTGAACAGGGGGTGCCTGGACTTCCAGGAAAGAGAGGTGTACCT GGGAAACTGGCGAGTGAGCAGCACATCAGAGAGCTGTGCGGTTCCATGATTGACG ATCAGATAGCACAGTTGGCTGCCAACCTGCGGCGACCCCTGGCACCTGGGATGGTGGGACGCCCCGGCCCTGCCGGCTCGCCTGGAGAGCCTGGTTCTGGCGGCTCTATTGGGCATCCAGGTCCTCGTGGACCACCGGGGTACAGAGGCCTGCCAGGAGAACTTGGAGATCCAGGCCCCAGAG GTGATGTGGGAGATCAAGGTGACAAGGGTTCAGTCGGTAAAGCCGTTGATGGACCATCTGGAGACCAAGGACACCAAG GTCAACCAGGAGTACCTGGAATTGTCAAAGACGGGCGTGATGGATCTCCAGGAGATCCAGGTGAGCCCGGAGAGCCGGGCAGAGTAGGAAGGACAGGACACCAGGGACCTCCTGGGATCTGTGATACATCAGCCTGCCAGGGAGCATCAGTGGCTGGAAAATCTTCCAACcccaaaaactaa
- the LOC112159105 gene encoding transcription factor-like 5 protein: protein MSSLSSSCKTALASSSVREHASDSVELILTPSGFVTQDQGQMLTSDLGLIEMTEAEYSDFQNFICGRAATQAGPAEGPDSRPHSTVVIGNDPDNSTAVSPLTSTQAIDLSVSSDDHCLLTSVEKTPVSYGEVPGFVLARINTEDSPATPLGKLKRSSQKQFSSSARVCLEKRFNSMCPETARQPDIPPTLLNSLLTAFQQSAEAEETAINPQRSKWVKPDRENPPVGSSRDLNPVCGQVLAQTAETNKHAGVVISKSLSFHFYPDPTFSKSVYASSNPAEEQQLINVEEDVGTPAVHRHNCSALCSEPSRAIKAAPDSVKEAESGGRKRARSLLSHSQRRERHNITERERRKRIRLCCDELNTMVPFCDPCTDKVTTLTWTTTFLRYITKKYGDTFKEEFVKLFAHKNEISLKSSSSPDQHPIQQEVNEALDTSLAAEQ, encoded by the exons ATGTCATCCCTTTCTTCATCCTGTAAAACTGCCCTCGCCTCATCTTCAGTCAGAGAACACGCTTCTGACTCGGTTGAGCTAATTCTGACGCCGAGTGGATTTGTGACGCAGGATCAGGGGCAGATGTTGACCTCCGACCTTGGTCTGATCGAGATGACGGAAGCTGAGTATTCAGACTTCCAGAACTTCATCTGTGGGCGCGCGGCGACTCAGGCGGGGCCTGCAGAGGGCCCGGACTCCAGACCTCACTCAACCGTAGTGATTGGCAATGATCCTGATAACTCTACAGCAGTTTCTCCCCTCACGTCCACTCAAGCCATCGACCTGTCGGTGTCAAGCGACGACCACTGCCTGCTGACGTCAGTGGAGAAGACACCAGTGTCATACGGAGAGGTCCCAGGATTCGTGCTGGCCAGGATCAACACGGAGGATAGTCCGGCGACGCCTCTCGGCAAGCTCAAAAGATCCTCACAGAAGCAGTTTTCGTCCAGTGCTAGAGTTTGTTTGGAGAAGAGATTCAACAGCATGTGTCCTGAAACCGCAAGACAACCAGACATTCCCCCGACTCTCCTCAACAG TCTGCTGACAGCCTTCCAGCAGTCGGCAGAGGCTGAAGAGACGGCCATCAATCCTCAGAGGTCAAAGTGGGTGAAACCTGATAGGGAAAATCCTCCTGTTGGTTCTAGCAGAGACCTTAATCCAGTGTGTGGTCAG GTTCTTGCTCAGACGGCTGAGACAAACAAACACGCAGGTGTAGTCATCTCCAAGAGCTTGTCATTTCATTTCTACCCTGATCCcactttttcaaaaagtgtttATGCCAGCAGCAACCCAGCAGAAGAGCAGCAGCTGATAAATGTCGaag AGGATGTGGGGACACCTGCTGTCCACAGACATAATTGCAGCGCCCTGTGCTCTGAGCCCAGCAGAGCCATCAAAGCTGCGCCTGACTCGGTCAAAGAGGCAGAGAGCGGAGGCCGGAAAAGAGCTCGATCTCTTCTGTCTCACAGCCAGCGCAGAGAGAGACACAACATCACTGAGAGGGAGCGCAG GAAGAGAATCCGCCTGTGCTGTGATGAGCTGAACACCATGGTGCCGTTCTGTGACCCCTGCACTGACAAAGTGACCACACTCACGTGGACCACCACCTTCCTGAGGTACATCACCAAGAAGTATGGAGACACGTTTAAAGAG GAGTTTGTGAAGCTCTTTGcccataaaaatgaaatctctCTGAAGTCCAGCTCCTCTCCAGACCAGCACCCAATCCAGCAGGAGGTGAATGAGGCTCTTGACACCTCCCTCGCTGCTGaacaataa